GAAATTGGTCCCTTAAACACAGATACGGTAACCATAGTTGATGATGATCTATTTACAGCTACAATCACGGCAACTGATAATGTTGCAGAAGAAGCAACTACGGTAACCAATACAGGGACGTTTACTATTAGCCTAGATGCTATAAATAATACGGGTAGCCCTGTGGTTGTAGGCTATACTGTGGGCGGTACGGCTTCTTCGGGTACAGATTATACGGCCTTATCGGGTTCGGTTTCTTTTGCAAATGGCCAACAGAGTAGAACCGTTACCATTACTCCAATTAATGACAATAGTGTAGAGAACCCTGAAACCGTAATTGTAAATTTAAGTACAGGAGCTGGTTATGAATTAGGAGCTACCGCTACTAGAACGGCTACGGTTACCATAAATGATACTGATACGTTTACAGCTTCGGTAGTTTCATCAACGGCAACTTCAAATGAGAGTCCGGTTACCAATGGGGTCTTTACAGTTAGTTTAAATTCTACCAATACAACAGGCTCGCCCGTAACAGTGAATTATAATGTTACAGGAACGGCAACTGCAGGTATAGATTATAATACTTTAAGTGGGTCAGTAGCTATTGCAAATGGTGCAAGTACAGGTACTGTTAATGTAGTACCTATTAATGATACAACAATTGAAACTAATGAAACGGTAATCTTAACTTTAGCGACTAGTCCAAACTATACTGTAGGGACACCTAATAGCGCCAATGTTACAATCGTAAGTGATGATGTAAATATCGCAAGAATTACTGCGTCCGATGCTACAGCAGCAGAGAGTAATGGTGCGGTTGCCACAGGCGAATTTACGGTAAGTTTAAGCGCCCCTAATAATACGGGAAGTTCAATAACTATAAATTATGTAGTTAGTGGTTCTGCGGTGAACGGTACCGATTATTCTGCCATTAGTGCAAATGCTGTGAGTATTCCAAATGGATCACAATCTGCACAAATTTTAATAACACCTACTAATGATCAAATACAAGAAGGGACCGAAAATGTTATTATAACATTAGGTACTGGAACGGGTTATGTTTTAGGTGCTACCGCTACACGTACAGCTACCGTTGAAATTGATGATAATGATCAAGCAACTTTAACAGTTTCGAACGTTACTGTAAATGAAGATTTAGCCTCTGGCGAACTTGTTTTTAATGTAGTATTGAATATAGCGGTCGTAGGTGGTACAACTGTTTCTTATTCATTTTTTGATGATACCGCAACTGGCGGTGGAGTTGATTACCAAGGAAATGTTTCACCTAATAATACACTTATTTTTAATGGGACGGCAGGGGAAGTTAAAACAATTCCTGTATCCATTAATAATGATCAAGTATTGGAGAGCACGGAAACCTTTAGTGTTCAATTAAGTTTGCCGACAAATAACGTTCAGCTAGCAAATGGAGGAACAGCAATTGGTACTATAAACGATGATGATAATTGTGTGGCAGCACCCGTATTAGATACATCAGTATCTACTATCTATTGTGTAGAAACCCTAACATCTCCTTTTTCAGCAAACTTATTTGATTATACGAGTAGTGTCGCTCCAAGTGGTACGGTGTTAACTTGGAGTAGAGTTTCTACTCCGTTAACAACTACATCTCATTTAACTTCTGCAGAAGCGCAAAATGTAAATACACCAGCATCATATTATGGTTTTTTCTATGATGAAGCTAATAATTGTGCTAGTGGAACTATAGAAGTACAAATTGTACGCAATGTTATTCCACAACTAGTTACGATAAATGGTAATGAGCGCTGTGGTCCTGGTACATTGTTGTTAAATGTAGAACCTAGTGTCGGGGCATCTGTAAACTGGTATGCTACTATTGATTCAGATACACCTATTTCCTTTGGGGAAACATATACTACGCCAAATTTATCTGCTACTACTACATATTATGTTGAAGCTGTTGAAAATGGATGTGCTACAGAAAGACAACCAGTTATTGCAAGAATAGGATTTCAGGCTGCAACGGGTACGGTACAAAATGGGTCCATATGTAGTGTTGCTGCAAACGGACTTACAAGTTTAGACTTAGATGCTAGACTTACAGAAGCTGATCCGGGTGTTTGGGTCTTTGTGTCAGGACCAGAAAGTAGTGTAAACATAAGCTCTACTAATGTTGTTGATTTTGTAGGTTTTGCCTCAGGCGCATATGTTTTTAGGTTTACTACAACGAATTCTACCACGCCATGTACAAATAATAGTGTTGAGGTTACTATTAATGTAAGTGATTGTGAGTCAGATGAAGATAATGACGGACTATTAGGTGGTCAAGAAGTTGCTTTAGGATTAGATCCTAATAATCCAGATACGGATGGTGATGGTATTGAAGACGGTGTAGAAGTGGGTGATGATTTAGCAAACCCATTAGATGAGGATGAAGATGGTATTATAGATGCTTTAGATTCAAATATAGATGACATAGATAATGATGGTGTAAATGACCAACAGGATCCGGCAAATACCAACCCCTGTTTGCCAAACAGATTTAATGGGTCTTGTGATACTGACGGTGATGGTTTGTCAGATTTAGACGAGCAAACAAATGGATCAGATCCCGATGATCCATGTGATCCTATAGCTTCGCCAAATTGTGATGATCCAATAGATTTAGAGGTTCTTAAAACAGTTGATAATGAAGATGCCTTAGTGGGCGATACTGTAATCTTTGAAGTGACAGTTACGAACCTGTCCGATAGAACCGCCAGAGCTATTGTAGTTGGTGATTTATTGGAATTAGGTTTTGAATTCGTGTCTAAATCTACTACTGATTATGATGAAATTTCAGGTTTGTGGAATATTGCAGAACTAGAGGCAGGCTTGTCTACAACTTTGTCTATAACAGTCATAGTTTCTGAAAATGGCCCTTATGTTAATACCGCTACTTTATTAGAGTCTATTCCATCAGATAACAATCCTGATAATGACGAATCTATGGTTACTCTTAATACAGAAGCACCTGAAGGAATAGATCTTGAAATTATAAAGAATGTTGATAATAAAACACCATTAATAGGAGAGCAAATAACCTTTACTATCCGAGTAGAGAATAAATCTAAAAACGGAGATACGATTACTAATATCGAAATTGAAGATATTCTTCCTACTGAGCCAAATGCTGGTTTTATATATATAAGTCATTTAGCTAGTATAGGCGAATATGATGTATCGACTGGTATATGGAGTATTGAATCTCTTGAAGTTGGTGAGCAAAACGCAGTAACACTGGAGATTACAGTGACCGTGCCTATAGTGGGCCCTTTTAGTAATGTAGCTACGCTTGTAAGGTCATCTCCTGCAGATAGTAATGAACTAAATAATACAAGTACGGTAGAAGTTAACGTCAATGTTCCTACAACGGCTGACCCTGGCTTTCTATTCAACCAATTTTCTCCCAATGGAGATAATACTAACGATGTACTAAGAATTAATCTTAGGGACGATTTAACCAAAGCAGATGCAGGAATAAATTATAAAATTGTAATTCATGACCGCTATGGTAATCGTGTTTTTGAGGGGGGCAGTATAGTTGCTAATAATACGCAAAGAACTGTTGATGTTTGGGATGGTACCTATAAAGGCAAAGAGGTACCTAAGGGCACTTATTTTTATATTATAAATTATAGCATTAATAATGAACCCGCAATTCTTGATAAGGGTTGGATACAGCTTATAAGATAAATTACATTATGGATTATAACTATAATAAAGCGAGTTATACTGTAGCATTTTTGCTATTCTCTTTTCTTAATATAATTGCATATGGACAGAAAGAACCTCAGTATACGCAATACATGTATAATATTGGGAGTTTTAACCCTGCCTATGTTGGTACAGTAGAAACACCCGAAATTGCCGGACTTTACCGTGCGCAATGGATAGATATACCTGGAGCACCACGAACATTGCGCTTTGGAGCCAACTTGCCATTTAAAAATGAAAAAGTAGGCCTAGGTTTAAATATTATTAGTGATCAATTAGGTCCAGTTTCTCAGACTTATGCTGATATATCATATTCGTATCAGGTAATGGTAACCGATGAGACGAAGCTATCTTTTGGTATTGACGCAGGAGGCTCATTTTTAAATGTTGATTTTTCAAAAGGTACTTTTGAAAATCCTGGTGAAAATCTTAATGACGAAATGTTAAGTAAATTTTACCCAACAGTTGGTGCGGGTACATTCTTATATTCAGATAATTGGTATTTAGGGGCATCAGTACCTAACTTTTTAACGGAAGGTGTTTATAATGAGGAACTAGCATCTATTATAGAAGATGAATTACAGTTTAATTTTATTGGTGGGTATGTATTTGAGTTGTCCGATAACTTAAAATTTAAACCTGCATTTTTGATAAATGCTCTTGCAGGTTCGCCCGTTAATGTAAACTTATCAAGTAATTTTTTAATTTCTGATGTAGTCACGGCAGGTGTTTCCTATAGACTAGAAAATGCATTTAGTGGTTTGGCTGGTTTACAAGTTTCAAACTCACTATTTGTAGGCTACTCATACGATTATAACACAAATTTACTTGGTGAATATAATAATGGGTCGCACGAGGTTATTCTTAAATTTTATTTAGGTAGAAGTGGTATGAATAATACAAAGGGTAATAGTGATAAAAATGCAAAAGGTAAGCCAAAACAAATAGATTCACCTCGATTCTTTTAAAGTGCACTAATATGAAATTTAAATTAATCATAGTATTACTAGTTTTTGTTCCATTAATGGGAACAGCTCAGGATAAAAAGTCTAAAGCTGATAACCTATATTATGGTTATCAATATCAAAAAGCTATAGAAGAGTATAAAAGTGAAATGCAAAAAAAACCATTAACTAATGGTCAATTATTGAATCTTGCAGATTCCTATTTTAGTGTTGGTAGTTTTGACGATGCATCAAAACTTTATTTAGACGTAAATAAAAACGACACTATAATGTCGGTAAATCAATTTAATAAGATGCTTCAAAGTCTTTCTAAAAATTCAGAAAGAGATAGAGTTAGAACATTTCTAAGGTCTAAAGAGGCACAATTATCTCCTGAATTATTAGAGAACTCAGAATTTAATTTTAGTCTTTTAGATTTCCCGGCTTCTTTAGATAATGTAGAAATTAATTTAGCGGGTATTAATAGTCCGCAAGGTGATTTCTCTCCAACATTTTATAAAAATGGAATACTTTTTAGTAGTAGTAGAGGCAGAAATTCTAAAAATGTCTACGAACCTACTGGTGAATCTTATTTGGATATCTATTTTTCTAGATTAAATTCTGATAATCAATTAGCTGATGTAGCGTCTTTCAGCGAAATACCTGCTACAGATTTTCATAAGTCTACACCATATTACTCAACAAAATCATCAACCTTTTTCTATATCCTATCTAATACGGAAGATGGTGCACTTAGATATGATGAAAATGGAAAGAATGCATTGGCAATCGGTTCATTGTCAGAAACAGGGAAATTTAGATTTCTATTAAAAGATTTAAGTACTTCCTTTTACTATCCGTTTTTTGATGATAATAGTGAACGATTATATTTTTCGGCAAATTTTGCCGATAGTTATGGGGGAACGGATTTATACTATGTATATACTACCAATGGACAAATAATGTCTGCTCCAATTAACCTTGGCCCAAGAATAAATTCTCCTGGAAATGAAATTTCACCTTATATTTTTAATGGAAGCCTATATTTTTCTTCAGATATTTTTTATGGATTAGGAGGCATGGATGTATATAAGTCAAATATTATATCAAATGATTCGTATACAATACCGGTAAATTTAGGGGAAGGAATAAATTCTTCATTGGATGATTTTGGTTTTATAATTAGAAATGGAGAAAATGGAAACTTTACCGGGTATTTCTCATCAAATAGAAAAGGCGGCAAAGGGGGTGATGATCTTTATGGGTTTAGTATGGCTAATGATCCAGGTTTAAAAACATTTACCTTGCAAGGAAAAGTTGTAAACCTAATAAATAAATCTGGTTTAGATAAGACTCAAGTTAGGTTGTTAAATCATGAAGGTGAAGTATTGAAACAAACATATTCGACAATAGATGGTGATTTTAGAATAGAGGTGCCTTGGGTTTCTCAAATAACGGTAGAAGCAATGAAAGATGGTTATTCCGTTATTTCTACTTCATATTCTGAGGAAGGTATGGAAAAGTTACAAAATCAATCCTATAATATAGGACTTGTAAAAATGCAAGACCTTGTTGTTAATCGAGAAGATAAAACCGTTTTAAAATTAGATAAGTTTTATTTTGATAAAGGTAAGGCAGTGGTAAACGCAGAGGTAGAAACAGAATTAAAGAAAGTTGTAGATGCCGTTACCAGGTTCCCTCAACTTAGATTAAGAATAGAAACCCATACTGACAGTAGAGGAAGCAGCTCTTCTAATAATAGGCTTTCTCAAGATAGGTCCGATGCCATAAAGGATTATTTAATAAAGAATGGCGTATCATCTAATAATATCGTTAAATCTATTGGGTATGGTGAAGATGTAATTAAGAATAGTTGTGTTAATGGTGCATATTGCTTAGACTTTCTGCATAAGCAGAATGAGCGTACTCTATTTGTGGTGGAATAGTCTTAAAAGTAAGATTACACAATAACAATATAAAAATAGTATAGCGAAAACAGCGATAAAAAAAGTATGCCTAGGTAGGTTAAAAATTTAAGACTTTTGTTTGGCCTAAATTCTGGAGCTATATCCTTACTTATTACATTTTTTAAATTCATATAGCCAATTATTGGTGCTACTACAAATGAAACAAATGTAGCCAAAGCTACTAGTTTACCCATATTTGCGCTGAAAGCAGCAATTACTATAAAATTGACAATAGTTAGAACGATAATTCCAAAGGCAAATGCTCGCTTAGAGCTATAGCTTTTGCTCTTTGGGTTTAATAGCGAAATAATATCTAAGCTGACTCTGGCTAGGGCATCATGCGCTGTCATACATGTGCTAAACATAGTGGCAAATGCCGAAATGGCTATAAAAAGATAAGCCCACGCCCCAATATGTTCAGTAAACAAACGTACTACTTGGTCTGCGAAACTAACGGCGTTATTACTTAGTTCTACATTTGTTCCATACAGGGTAAACCATCCAATTATCATAAAAAATATAGCTAAAATTGCCGTAATGCTATAGCCAATATTAAATTCTTGTAATGATTCTTTTAAGCTCGGTTTTTCTTGATTTTTCCACTTTTCAATACTCCATAAGCTAACCCAACTAGAGGCTTCAACAGTTGTTGGCATCCAGCCCATTAATCCTATTAAAAATAGTATACCTACTTCATTAAAAATTGGTGTAGGAGTAAAGTTGGGTAAATGATTTACAGGTCCTTTAAATAGTACAAGAATAGTAGTAACTAAAAGGGCTATGAATAAGATACTAACTACAAACTTTAAACTAATTTCAAGAAATTTATATTTACCGAAAATAAGTAATGAACTAATAATTAAGAACAACCAAAGTGCGACTATTGAAATTGAACTAGTGTTGATGCCAAATAAATTAATAAATAAGCCAGCCGTTACGGTATATAATGCAGCTAAAATGGTAAAAGTTGTAACTAAGGTAATTATAGCATAAAACCACAAATACCCTTTTCCTCTGTTAAGATACCCTTCAATAAGAGTTTTGTTGGTAACACTGGTATAGCGCACACCAAATTCGAAAAAAGGATATTTAAGGATATTAGCTAGAATAATAGGGATTACCATAACCCAACCATATTGAGCTCCTGCTTTAGTAGAGAGTACTAAATGTGAGGTGCCAATTGCCATACTTGCAAATAAAAGACCAGGACCTAAATTTCTTAAAATTGTTTTAAGTTTTTGCATGTTAATGGGATTGGTTGATGCCCATAAATGTAAACTTTTTAAAAATTGTATAGTACTATTTAATTTCTATAGTAGTGCCATAAAATTTGGGCTGCGTGTTTAATAGCATATCTATAAACACTTTTACACGAGCTAAATATTCGCGTATTTGGACTTTGAGACCTTCAGATGTAGGTATATCTTGAGCATTGAAACCAATAGCGTTTAGTCCCTTGCTTTGTGCTATATAAATAGCTCGCTCATTATGAAACTTTTGTGAGATTACGGTCACTTCATCCAAACCAAATATATACTTCGCGCGTACCATGGAGTCTAAAGTTCTAAAACCTGCATAATCTAAAAATATTACCTCATCAGGTATGCCGGCATTTATTAAGTCCTTTTTAATAGTGTTTGGCTCATTGTAGTAAATACTACCATTATCTCCACTTACTAATATAAATTTAATTTTACCCGCTTTGTATAAAGCTATAGTTGCATTTATTCTATTGGTATAATATGGATTAGCAGAACCACTAGTTAAGCGGTTAGAAGTACCTAAAACAAGTCCTACTCTTTTTGAAGGTATAATAGATATATCTGAATAGGTCTTGCCTGCTGTAGTGTTAGAAATTACAATATTGCATATAACTATGGTGACAAGTAGTACAACTAAAAGGGCACTTGCAATTTTGAATAAGGTTCTTAACATGAGTTGAAATTCAAAATTAAAGATAGTAAATACCTAACGACTATAATTTAAAGAGGATAAAAATAAAAAACCCTTGAAAATCAGATGATTAACAAGGGTTTTAGTACTCGAGGCGGGACTTGAACCCGCACGCCCCAAAGAGCACAGGATTTTAAGTCCGGCGTGTCTACCAATTCCACCACTCGAGCATACTTGGCTTTAATAAAAAATGCTGACCGGCAACATTTTCTGAGCGAAAAACGGGATTCGAACCCGCGACCTCCACCTTGGCAAGGTGGCGCTCTACCAACTGAGCTATTTTCGCAAATTTAAGAACGTGCATCTCTTAAAAGATGCGGGTGCAAATTTAATATATTTCTGTAAAAACCAAAGTAAAAATGTACAAAAGAATTAAAAAAATTATGAGGTTGCCTTTTTGTCCTTGGTTAACAGCCTTTTAATCTCATTTAATTTCATCAATGCCTCTACAGGGGTTAATGTATCTATGTCTAAATGTGTAATTTCTTCCTTGATTTCTTCTAATAATGGGTCGTCTAAATTAAAAAAGCTTAACTGCATTTCATCAGATGTGCTTTTAAGTTGATTGCCAATTTCTTCACTAACATGTTTGTTTTCCAACTTTTTCAAAATCTTGTTCGCCTTCTGAATTACTTGTTGGGGCATACCTGCCATTTTAGCCACATGTATACCAAAACTATGCTCACTTCCTCCGGGTACTAATTTTCGGAGAAATAAAACAGTATCCTTTAGTTCTTTTATAGCAACATTAAAATTCTTAATACGATTAAACGTATTGGTCATTTCATTGAGCTCGTGGTAATGTGTAGCGAACATTGTTTTTGCACGTGCAGGGTGTTCATGTAAATACTCTGATATGGCCCAAGCAATTGAAATACCGTCATAAGTGCTTGTGCCACGACCTATTTCATCTAGTAAAACCAAACTACGCTCTGATAGGTTGTTCAAAATAGAGGCTGTTTCGTTCATTTCTACCATAAAGGTAGATTCGCCCATAGATATATTGTCACTAGCGCCTACGCGAGTAAATATTTTATCTATTACACCAATTTTAGCAGTTTCTGCTGGGACAAAACTTCCCATTTGGGCGAGTAGTACTATTAATGCTGTTTGTCTTAGCAAAGCTGACTTACCGCTCATGTTAGGGCCGGTAATCATTATAAATTGTTGGTTGGATCTATCTAACTGTAGGTCGTTAGCTATATATTGCTCTCCTAAAGGAAGCTGTTTTTCAATAACTGGGTGCCTGCCGTCTTTTAATTCTAAATCGGTACTATCGTTTAGCTCTGGGCAGTTGTAGCTATTTTCTTTAGCTAATTGTGCAAACCCACAAAGGCAGTCTAGTTGGGCAATTAAAAAAGCATTGTTTTGTACTGGGGCAATATATTCTTGCATCCATACTACTAATTGAGAAAAAAGCTGCTGCTCTAAAGTTGAAATACGGTCTTCAGCACCTAGAATTTTTGCTTCATATTCTTTTAGTTCTTCTGTAATATATCTTTCTGCATTAACTAAAGTTTGCTTACGGGTCCAAGTTTCTGGTACCTTGTCTTTGTGGGTGTTCCTTACTTCTATATAATACCCAAAAACATTATTTGATGCTATTTTAAGGGAGGTAATTCCTGTAGCGGCAGTTTCCCTTTCTAACATATTGTTTAGATAATTTTTGCCGGATTTTGCTAAACCTCTTAGTTCGTCCAATTCTTCTGAAAAACCCTTTGCAATTGTGCTGCCTTTTAAAATATTAACAGGTGCCTCTTCGCTAAGCATTTCTTTAATTTTTGCTCGTAATAAGTCGCAAGATTGTATTTGATCACCTGTTAAAGCTAGCGACTCGTTTTTAGATGAGGTTGCCAATTGCTTTATAGGTATTAATGCTTCTAAAGAATTTTTTAACTGAACAACTTCTTTTGGATTAACCTTGCCTGTGGCAACTTTAGAAATTAAGCGTTCTAAATCGCCCATTTGTTTTATATGGTGCTGAAACTTTTCTAAAACAACTTCCTCATCATGTAAAAAAGAAACTATTTGTTGCCTTCTTTTAATTTTTTCTAGATTTTTAAGTGGCAAGGCCAACCATCTTTTTATCATACGACCACCCATTGGGGAAATAGTCTTGTCAATTATATCTAAAAGGGTTACCGCATTTACATTCGTAGAATGATATAGTTCAAGATTTTTGATCGTGAACCTATCCATCCATATATAATCATCTTCGGCAATACGTTGTAGTTTTGAAATATGTTGCAATTGACGATGCTGAGTTTCGCCTAAATAATGTAAAACAACGCCCGATGCTATAATTCCACAGGTTAAATGGTCAACGCCAAACCCTTTTAAAGTATTGGTGTTAAAGTGAGAGGTTAAATTCTCTAGCGCATAGTCTTCTTGAAACACCCAATCTTCTAAATAGAATAGATGGTGGTTTTTCCCGAAAACTTCGGTAAACTCTTTTTTGTGGGCTTTCGAAATTAATATTTCGTTCGGAGAGAAATTTTGTAATAGTTTATCTATTTGCTCTTCGCTACCTTCTGAGGTTAAAAATTCACCAGTAGAAATATCTACAAACGCAATCCCTATTTTTTTTCTTCCAAAGTGTACGGCGCAAAGAAAATTATTGGTTTTAGAGTTTAAGATATCATCGTTCATAGCCACACCAGGGGTAACTAACTCTGTTACTCCTCTTTTGACGATAGTCTTCGTTTGCTTGGGGTCTTCTAGCTGATCACAAATAGCAACGCGCTGACCCGCTTTTACCAATTTTGGTAAATACGTGTTTAAAGAATGATGTGGAAAACCGGCTAGTTCTGTTCGTTCGCCTCCATTATTTCTATTGGTTAGGATAATCCCTAATATGCGCGAAGCCTTTACTGCATCTTCACCAAAAGTCTCATAAAAATCACCCACACGAAATAGTAATAATGCATCAGGATACTTGGTCTTGATGGTATTATATTGCTTCATTAAAGGGGTTACCTTTTTTGTCTTATTTTTATCCGCCACTTTATCTTTATCTCATTAATTTTGCTCCTACACGAAAGTATGGTTTAATCTCTTGAAATTTAGTCATTGTTGATATTTCAGGATAAGTTTATAACATACATTACTAATGAAATTGAAGCTTAAGGTATGAGGAAATTAAGAAATGAGGAGTTAGATAGAATTGATGTTGAAGGGTATAAACTTGCAGGTAAATCTCCCATAATTATTGTTCTTGATAATATTAGAAGTTTAAATAATATTGGATCTGTCTTTAGAACAGCTGATGCATTTTTAATCGAAAAAATATACTTGTGTGGTATTACCGCTATACCACCGCATAAAGATATTCATAAGACTGCACTTGGAGCAACTGAAAGTGTAGATTGGGAACATGTGACCGATACTGTTGAGTTGGTTAAAAAGTTAAAAAACCAAGGCTGCCATATTATTTCTGTAGAACAGGCTGAAAAAGCTACACAACTGGACAAATACGTTCCTGCCAAAGATAAAAAGCAAGTGCTCATTTTTGGAAATGAGGTTAAAGGGGTGGCCCAGAATGTAGTTTCCGCTAGTGATCAGGTATTGGAGATTCCCCAATTTGGAACCAAACATTCTTTAAATATATCAGTCAGTGTAGGTGTGGTAGTTTGGGATTGTTGGAGTAAATTAAATGCATAAAAAAACCTGATCGAAGATCAGGTTTTTTAGTGTAGTTTGAGTTAGTTAGTTGCACGTATGCTTGCACAATAAAAGATTTTCTTTTCATTTACGCAAGAAATAATCTAATTTATAATTGTTATAAGTTAGCTAGAGCGAAGTCCTCTATCTTAGTTAAAACGGCTTCATAATCGTTTATATGTCTCACAAAATCTAGTTCACTAACATCTATAATCAATTGATTTTGTTTGGGGTAAGTTTTTAAAAAATCAAAGTATCCACGGTTAATTTTTTCTAAATACGTGAGTTCAATATTTTGTTCGTAATCTCTGCCGCGTTGTTTTATTTGTTGTAATAAACGTTCTGTCGTCTGGTATAGGTAAACGTATATTTTTGGTTTTTTAACTTCCTTGTACATAAAATTGAAAACTTTCCGATATAATTCAAACTCGTTTTGTTGTAAGGTTACCTTTGCGAAAATCAATGATTTATAAATATCATAATCACTTACCATAAAACTCTTAAAAAGGTCAAGTTGGTTAGTGTCTTCGGTAAATTGTTGATAACGGTCAGCTAAAAATGACATTTCTAAAGGAAAAGCATACCTAGCCTGGTCTTCATAAAAATTTGGTAGAAACGGGTTTTCGGCAAACCGTTCTAAAATTAGTTTTGCATTGAAATCTTCTGATATTTTAGAAGCTAATGTAGTTTTTCCTGCTCCAATATTTCCTTCAATAGCAACATATTCAAGGCTAGCAAATAACATGTATCTGCTCTTGTAAAGTTTTTTTACTTGCTTGGTAATATCACTTTTGTCTTTACACTCTTGTAGTAGGTTTCTAGTATCTTTATTTAATATAGGATGATAAAACTGTGGAGATATATCAGCTAAAGGTTTAAGAATAAATTTGCGGTCCTGTAATTTAGGATGAGGTATGGTTAAGGAATCTGTATTTATAATTTCATTCTCGTAATAGATAATATCAAGATCAAGCGTTCTACTTTGATAATTACCGGTTTCATTTCTTTCTCTGCCAAAACTTTTTTCAATACTTAATAATTTATACAATAAATCTTCTGGGGAAAGTAGTG
The genomic region above belongs to Maribacter hydrothermalis and contains:
- the folK gene encoding 2-amino-4-hydroxy-6-hydroxymethyldihydropteridine diphosphokinase; protein product: MRVYKTAYLSIGSNLGVREILLQKAIFEIGNIAGDVRQVSSIYETPSWGFNGEDFLNACVEIQTLLSPEDLLYKLLSIEKSFGRERNETGNYQSRTLDLDIIYYENEIINTDSLTIPHPKLQDRKFILKPLADISPQFYHPILNKDTRNLLQECKDKSDITKQVKKLYKSRYMLFASLEYVAIEGNIGAGKTTLASKISEDFNAKLILERFAENPFLPNFYEDQARYAFPLEMSFLADRYQQFTEDTNQLDLFKSFMVSDYDIYKSLIFAKVTLQQNEFELYRKVFNFMYKEVKKPKIYVYLYQTTERLLQQIKQRGRDYEQNIELTYLEKINRGYFDFLKTYPKQNQLIIDVSELDFVRHINDYEAVLTKIEDFALANL
- a CDS encoding SanA/YdcF family protein, producing MLRTLFKIASALLVVLLVTIVICNIVISNTTAGKTYSDISIIPSKRVGLVLGTSNRLTSGSANPYYTNRINATIALYKAGKIKFILVSGDNGSIYYNEPNTIKKDLINAGIPDEVIFLDYAGFRTLDSMVRAKYIFGLDEVTVISQKFHNERAIYIAQSKGLNAIGFNAQDIPTSEGLKVQIREYLARVKVFIDMLLNTQPKFYGTTIEIK
- the mutS gene encoding DNA mismatch repair protein MutS codes for the protein MKQYNTIKTKYPDALLLFRVGDFYETFGEDAVKASRILGIILTNRNNGGERTELAGFPHHSLNTYLPKLVKAGQRVAICDQLEDPKQTKTIVKRGVTELVTPGVAMNDDILNSKTNNFLCAVHFGRKKIGIAFVDISTGEFLTSEGSEEQIDKLLQNFSPNEILISKAHKKEFTEVFGKNHHLFYLEDWVFQEDYALENLTSHFNTNTLKGFGVDHLTCGIIASGVVLHYLGETQHRQLQHISKLQRIAEDDYIWMDRFTIKNLELYHSTNVNAVTLLDIIDKTISPMGGRMIKRWLALPLKNLEKIKRRQQIVSFLHDEEVVLEKFQHHIKQMGDLERLISKVATGKVNPKEVVQLKNSLEALIPIKQLATSSKNESLALTGDQIQSCDLLRAKIKEMLSEEAPVNILKGSTIAKGFSEELDELRGLAKSGKNYLNNMLERETAATGITSLKIASNNVFGYYIEVRNTHKDKVPETWTRKQTLVNAERYITEELKEYEAKILGAEDRISTLEQQLFSQLVVWMQEYIAPVQNNAFLIAQLDCLCGFAQLAKENSYNCPELNDSTDLELKDGRHPVIEKQLPLGEQYIANDLQLDRSNQQFIMITGPNMSGKSALLRQTALIVLLAQMGSFVPAETAKIGVIDKIFTRVGASDNISMGESTFMVEMNETASILNNLSERSLVLLDEIGRGTSTYDGISIAWAISEYLHEHPARAKTMFATHYHELNEMTNTFNRIKNFNVAIKELKDTVLFLRKLVPGGSEHSFGIHVAKMAGMPQQVIQKANKILKKLENKHVSEEIGNQLKSTSDEMQLSFFNLDDPLLEEIKEEITHLDIDTLTPVEALMKLNEIKRLLTKDKKATS
- a CDS encoding TrmH family RNA methyltransferase gives rise to the protein MRKLRNEELDRIDVEGYKLAGKSPIIIVLDNIRSLNNIGSVFRTADAFLIEKIYLCGITAIPPHKDIHKTALGATESVDWEHVTDTVELVKKLKNQGCHIISVEQAEKATQLDKYVPAKDKKQVLIFGNEVKGVAQNVVSASDQVLEIPQFGTKHSLNISVSVGVVVWDCWSKLNA
- a CDS encoding NRAMP family divalent metal transporter, whose translation is MQKLKTILRNLGPGLLFASMAIGTSHLVLSTKAGAQYGWVMVIPIILANILKYPFFEFGVRYTSVTNKTLIEGYLNRGKGYLWFYAIITLVTTFTILAALYTVTAGLFINLFGINTSSISIVALWLFLIISSLLIFGKYKFLEISLKFVVSILFIALLVTTILVLFKGPVNHLPNFTPTPIFNEVGILFLIGLMGWMPTTVEASSWVSLWSIEKWKNQEKPSLKESLQEFNIGYSITAILAIFFMIIGWFTLYGTNVELSNNAVSFADQVVRLFTEHIGAWAYLFIAISAFATMFSTCMTAHDALARVSLDIISLLNPKSKSYSSKRAFAFGIIVLTIVNFIVIAAFSANMGKLVALATFVSFVVAPIIGYMNLKNVISKDIAPEFRPNKSLKFLTYLGILFLSLFSLYYFYIVIV